One window of Halorarum salinum genomic DNA carries:
- the mobA gene encoding molybdenum cofactor guanylyltransferase, with product MTRSLVVLAGGRSTRFGATDKALADVAGRPMLAWSLDRLEPVVDDLVVNCRANQRRSLAAALGDRPVRFAVDPVPDRGPVAGTCAGLAVADDGPTLVVGCDMPFFDAATAGRLFRRAAEEADADVAPDAAVPVADGRRQPLGAVYRVESARAACERVGANGRLVDVLDRLDAREVRVPAAACRSLDTPGAVTGAEPELAGRAATR from the coding sequence GTGACGCGCTCTCTGGTCGTCCTCGCCGGCGGTCGCTCGACGCGCTTCGGCGCGACCGACAAGGCGCTCGCGGACGTCGCCGGCCGCCCGATGCTCGCGTGGAGCCTCGATCGACTCGAACCCGTCGTCGACGACCTCGTGGTCAACTGTCGGGCGAACCAGCGGCGGTCGCTCGCGGCCGCGCTCGGCGATCGCCCCGTCCGGTTCGCCGTCGACCCGGTTCCGGACCGCGGACCCGTCGCCGGAACGTGTGCCGGCCTGGCCGTCGCGGACGACGGCCCGACCCTCGTCGTGGGCTGTGACATGCCGTTCTTCGACGCCGCCACCGCGGGACGGCTGTTTCGACGGGCGGCGGAGGAGGCGGACGCGGACGTGGCCCCCGACGCGGCGGTACCGGTCGCGGACGGGCGACGACAGCCGCTCGGCGCCGTGTACCGCGTCGAATCGGCGCGGGCGGCCTGCGAGCGGGTCGGGGCGAACGGGCGACTCGTCGACGTGCTCGACCGACTCGACGCACGCGAAGTCCGGGTTCCGGCGGCCGCGTGTCGGAGCCTCGACACCCCCGGGGCCGTGACGGGGGCCGAACCCGAACTCGCCGGGCGGGCGGCTACCCGCTAG
- a CDS encoding Rieske (2Fe-2S) protein: protein MTGRTELATVGTVHDEGSWLFTATDANGNDEEVILVPCADGVEAWVNRCTHEAQRLDRGFGAAIRDGQVICPKHGSMFDACSGYCDNGEAADTTLVPVDVAVEGGTVYLADRSYTFRREGGLDAGDGDDEGDGGPSSTSHIGF from the coding sequence ATGACCGGCCGAACGGAACTCGCCACGGTCGGGACGGTCCACGACGAGGGGTCGTGGCTATTCACCGCCACGGACGCGAACGGGAACGACGAGGAGGTAATCCTCGTCCCCTGTGCGGACGGCGTCGAGGCGTGGGTGAACCGCTGCACCCACGAGGCACAGCGGCTCGACCGGGGGTTCGGCGCCGCGATCCGCGACGGGCAGGTGATCTGTCCGAAGCACGGATCGATGTTCGACGCCTGTTCGGGCTACTGCGACAACGGCGAGGCAGCTGACACGACGCTGGTCCCGGTGGACGTGGCCGTCGAGGGCGGGACCGTCTACCTCGCGGACCGCTCGTACACCTTCCGCCGGGAGGGCGGTCTCGACGCGGGCGACGGTGACGACGAGGGCGACGGCGGGCCGAGTTCGACCTCGCACATCGGCTTTTGA
- a CDS encoding substrate-binding domain-containing protein, with protein sequence MAIHRRELLATLGAGAAAGLAGCSAAGQFGGSDEAPGVVGETLTLTTTTSTHDTGLLDELNAPFEDMYGVTVDAVAQGTGQALETARNGDSDVVMVHARSLEDEFMTEGYGVNRRDLMFNDFVVVGAEDDPAGIGGSGSATEAFSAIADRGATFVSRGDNSGTHTKELAIWEEAGVEPSGDWYMETGQGMGEVLNVANEQGGYTLADRGTYLSQRSVVDLVIHVQGPIEGGPELLANPYGILAVNPAVHGDVNYDLAMAYIGYVTSPEGQRRIEEYTANGEQLFYPEALSEDPDFQQYVPEGWSGNSTEG encoded by the coding sequence ATGGCGATACATCGGCGGGAACTGCTCGCGACGCTGGGCGCCGGGGCGGCGGCGGGCCTCGCCGGCTGTTCGGCCGCGGGTCAGTTCGGCGGCTCGGACGAGGCGCCGGGCGTCGTCGGCGAGACGCTCACGCTCACGACGACGACCAGCACGCACGACACCGGCCTGCTCGACGAACTGAACGCCCCCTTCGAGGACATGTACGGCGTCACCGTCGACGCGGTCGCGCAGGGGACCGGCCAGGCCCTGGAGACGGCGCGGAACGGCGACTCGGACGTCGTGATGGTCCACGCGCGCTCGCTCGAGGACGAGTTCATGACCGAGGGGTACGGCGTGAACCGGCGGGACCTCATGTTCAACGACTTCGTCGTCGTCGGCGCCGAGGACGACCCGGCCGGAATCGGCGGGTCGGGTTCGGCGACCGAGGCGTTCTCCGCCATCGCCGACCGGGGGGCGACGTTCGTCTCCCGGGGCGACAACTCCGGCACGCACACGAAGGAACTGGCCATCTGGGAGGAGGCGGGCGTCGAGCCGTCCGGCGACTGGTACATGGAGACCGGCCAGGGGATGGGCGAGGTGCTCAACGTCGCCAACGAGCAGGGCGGCTACACCCTCGCCGACCGGGGGACGTACCTCTCCCAGCGCTCCGTGGTCGACCTGGTCATCCACGTCCAGGGTCCCATCGAGGGCGGGCCGGAGCTGCTCGCGAACCCCTACGGCATCCTCGCGGTGAACCCCGCCGTCCACGGGGACGTCAACTACGACCTGGCGATGGCGTACATCGGCTACGTCACGAGCCCCGAGGGGCAGCGGCGCATCGAGGAGTACACGGCGAACGGGGAACAGCTGTTCTACCCGGAGGCGCTCTCGGAGGACCCCGACTTCCAGCAGTACGTACCGGAAGGCTGGAGTGGGAACTCCACGGAAGGCTGA
- a CDS encoding ABC transporter permease, translated as MEAVPALAGAAPLLVEFPFEPVYVESIVAVSLYVSVLAVLLSTFVSVPVALAVGFTDFPGKRLVTSLINTGMGFPSVVVGLAVLFLVSNQGPLGSLNLVFTREAMIASQFVLATPAITGISLAAVTSVDRNVRDAAYSLGGTRLDVALVTVKEARYGIATAVLAGFGRAISEVGSVLIVGGNIAGPDGVSRTRTMTTAIQLEARQGRYGTAMALGAVLLAIVLLVNAVVVRLGDGGTLR; from the coding sequence ATCGAGGCCGTTCCGGCCCTCGCCGGGGCCGCCCCGCTGCTCGTCGAGTTCCCGTTCGAGCCGGTGTACGTGGAGAGCATCGTCGCCGTCTCGCTGTACGTGAGCGTGCTCGCCGTCCTCCTGAGCACGTTCGTCAGCGTGCCCGTCGCGCTCGCCGTCGGGTTCACCGACTTCCCCGGCAAGCGGCTCGTGACCTCGCTCATCAACACCGGGATGGGGTTCCCGAGCGTCGTCGTCGGGCTGGCGGTCCTCTTCCTCGTCTCGAACCAGGGTCCGCTGGGGAGCCTGAACCTCGTGTTCACCCGGGAGGCGATGATCGCGTCCCAGTTCGTGCTGGCGACCCCCGCCATCACGGGCATCAGCCTCGCGGCGGTGACGAGCGTCGACCGGAACGTCCGGGACGCCGCCTACTCGCTCGGGGGAACTCGCCTCGACGTGGCGCTCGTCACGGTGAAGGAGGCCCGCTACGGCATCGCGACGGCCGTGCTCGCGGGCTTCGGCCGGGCGATAAGCGAGGTCGGCTCGGTGCTCATCGTCGGCGGCAACATCGCCGGACCCGACGGGGTCTCGCGGACGAGGACGATGACGACGGCCATCCAGCTCGAGGCCCGGCAGGGCCGCTACGGGACCGCGATGGCGCTCGGGGCCGTCCTGCTCGCCATCGTGCTGCTCGTCAACGCGGTCGTCGTCCGCCTCGGCGACGGGGGGACCCTGCGGTGA
- a CDS encoding amino acid ABC transporter ATP-binding protein: protein MTLRADAVGHAFDGEPVFSNVSLAVDPGEVVAVIGPSGAGKTTLLRFLALFERPDEGTVSFDGTDVWDAPESDRLGLRRRVGIVFQEAGLFDADVARNVEYGLRVRRPWSERLGDELAGLLGRNGTNGAVREALDLVGLADDADRSAASLSGGEAQRVSFARAVAYEPDVLLLDEPTSDLDPRNTAVIEDAVDRACDRGIGAVLATHDMNQARRVADRVAVLLDGGVIEVGPAERVFGSPDDERARKFVAGELVY, encoded by the coding sequence GTGACGCTCCGGGCCGACGCCGTCGGGCACGCCTTCGACGGCGAGCCGGTGTTCTCGAACGTCTCGCTCGCGGTGGACCCCGGCGAGGTCGTCGCCGTCATCGGGCCGTCGGGCGCCGGCAAGACGACGCTGCTCCGCTTTCTCGCGCTGTTCGAGCGCCCGGACGAGGGGACGGTGTCGTTCGACGGGACGGACGTCTGGGACGCCCCCGAGTCCGACAGGCTGGGGCTCCGCCGGCGCGTCGGGATTGTGTTCCAGGAGGCGGGCCTGTTCGACGCGGACGTCGCCCGAAACGTCGAGTACGGCCTCCGCGTCCGCCGGCCCTGGAGCGAGCGACTCGGGGACGAACTCGCCGGCCTCCTGGGTCGGAACGGGACGAACGGGGCCGTGAGGGAGGCGCTCGACCTGGTCGGCCTCGCGGACGACGCGGACCGGTCCGCCGCCTCGCTGTCGGGCGGGGAGGCCCAGCGCGTCTCCTTCGCCCGCGCGGTCGCGTACGAGCCGGACGTGCTCCTGCTCGACGAACCCACCTCGGACCTCGACCCGCGCAACACCGCGGTCATCGAGGACGCGGTCGACCGGGCGTGCGACCGGGGCATCGGCGCCGTCCTCGCGACCCACGACATGAACCAGGCGCGCCGGGTCGCCGACCGCGTCGCCGTTCTGCTCGACGGCGGCGTCATCGAGGTCGGCCCCGCGGAGCGGGTGTTCGGCTCCCCGGACGACGAGCGCGCGCGGAAGTTCGTCGCCGGCGAACTGGTGTACTGA
- a CDS encoding PQQ-dependent sugar dehydrogenase gives MTGDPGDAADPEGRTSPRVPTEAGDGSRVSAADLPDPPRLWLTHYPRMLAAYARRGEDGLADVEEALRVKAAAQPGGKFGKRQAAYVPFVPLPPADWRHKCGHCRFWVDHGPGEPGECMIVGREGDYLGGKAIHEEAGCGLFMPPAGEPPFEWVSEQLSPTGADLVRGEYHPSRSAAGTGGGGTAARGRRRTRASRYTSERDVGDAHVPAGTRIGLERVATGLSAPVAVCHDPAEPSRRFVADQSGQVYVHDDGGLREEPLLDVTDHMVELRTQYDERGLLGLALHPEFADNGRLFVRYSATRRDGTPESYDHTEVLAEFAVDGDRSPVDPGTESTLLEIPSPQFNHNAGDLAFGPDGYLYVAMGDGGGEGDRAPGHVAGGNGQDVTENLLGGILRINVDSEGERGYGIPDDNPLVGEEGLDEYYAWGLRNPWRVSFDSEGRLFVADVGQALYEEVNVVENGGNYGWNLKEGSHCFDPDSPADPPDDCPDESARGEPLLDPIVEYPHVRGDAVVGSAVVGGHVYEGSALPELEGAYVFGDWATTQDRPSGRLFAARPSGEGWELEELVVSDTRNGRPNRNVLSFGRAPDGELYVCTSETHVPKGETGEVLRVVPRG, from the coding sequence ATGACGGGTGACCCGGGCGACGCGGCGGACCCGGAGGGGAGGACGTCGCCGCGCGTTCCGACGGAGGCCGGCGACGGGTCGCGCGTCTCGGCTGCCGACCTCCCCGACCCGCCCCGCCTGTGGCTCACCCACTACCCCCGGATGCTCGCCGCCTACGCGCGCCGGGGCGAGGACGGCCTCGCGGACGTCGAGGAGGCGCTCCGGGTGAAAGCCGCCGCCCAGCCCGGCGGGAAGTTCGGCAAGCGGCAGGCCGCGTACGTCCCGTTCGTCCCGCTCCCCCCGGCGGACTGGCGACACAAGTGCGGACACTGCCGCTTCTGGGTCGACCACGGCCCGGGCGAGCCCGGCGAGTGCATGATCGTCGGCCGCGAGGGCGACTACCTCGGCGGGAAGGCGATCCACGAGGAGGCGGGCTGCGGGCTCTTCATGCCGCCGGCCGGGGAACCGCCGTTCGAATGGGTCTCCGAACAGCTCTCGCCGACGGGCGCCGACCTCGTCCGCGGCGAGTACCACCCGTCGCGGTCGGCGGCCGGGACGGGCGGGGGCGGAACGGCCGCGCGCGGACGCCGACGGACGCGCGCCAGCCGGTACACGAGCGAGCGCGACGTGGGCGACGCGCACGTCCCCGCCGGGACGCGGATCGGGCTCGAACGCGTGGCGACGGGGCTGTCGGCGCCCGTGGCGGTGTGTCACGACCCGGCGGAGCCCTCCCGGCGGTTCGTCGCCGACCAGAGCGGCCAGGTGTACGTACACGACGACGGCGGCCTGCGCGAGGAGCCGTTGCTCGACGTCACCGACCACATGGTCGAACTGCGCACGCAGTACGACGAGCGCGGGCTGCTCGGACTGGCGCTCCACCCCGAGTTCGCCGACAACGGGCGACTGTTCGTCAGGTACAGCGCGACCCGCCGCGACGGGACGCCCGAGTCGTACGACCACACCGAGGTGCTCGCGGAGTTCGCCGTCGACGGCGACCGCTCGCCGGTCGACCCCGGGACCGAGTCGACCCTGCTCGAGATCCCCTCCCCGCAGTTCAACCACAACGCGGGCGACCTCGCGTTCGGGCCGGACGGCTACCTCTACGTCGCGATGGGCGACGGCGGCGGGGAGGGCGACCGGGCCCCCGGGCACGTCGCGGGCGGGAACGGGCAGGACGTGACCGAGAACCTGCTCGGTGGGATCCTCCGGATCAACGTCGATTCCGAGGGCGAGCGGGGGTACGGGATCCCCGACGACAACCCCCTCGTCGGCGAGGAGGGGCTGGACGAGTACTACGCGTGGGGGCTCCGCAACCCCTGGCGGGTGTCGTTCGACTCGGAGGGCCGACTGTTCGTCGCCGACGTCGGGCAGGCGCTGTACGAGGAGGTGAACGTCGTCGAGAACGGCGGCAACTACGGCTGGAACCTGAAGGAGGGGTCCCACTGCTTCGACCCGGACAGCCCCGCCGACCCGCCGGACGACTGCCCCGACGAGTCCGCACGCGGCGAACCGCTGCTCGACCCCATCGTCGAGTACCCGCACGTCCGCGGCGACGCCGTCGTCGGGAGCGCGGTCGTCGGCGGCCACGTCTACGAGGGGTCGGCGCTCCCGGAACTCGAGGGCGCGTACGTGTTCGGCGACTGGGCCACGACCCAGGACCGGCCCTCCGGACGGCTGTTCGCGGCCCGTCCCTCCGGCGAGGGGTGGGAACTCGAGGAACTGGTCGTCTCGGACACGCGGAACGGCCGCCCGAACCGGAACGTCCTCTCGTTCGGCCGCGCCCCGGACGGCGAACTATACGTCTGCACCAGCGAGACGCACGTGCCGAAGGGCGAGACGGGCGAGGTGCTCCGCGTCGTCCCGCGGGGGTGA
- a CDS encoding high-potential iron-sulfur protein — MQPSTLSHASALLWNYLRYGDRGVDAVAERVHDAAHDLPNGKFDKRSARYLPQSPFPPLLWRPQCGRCQFWEEGGPGESGRCHVVGRPDDGFGGEAIHPRGWCALFTPPSDEPAFAWVRERLIPDGASSVRGEYHPSVRNESAGGEPSPRRERTIPVTGPDDDG, encoded by the coding sequence ATGCAACCTTCGACCCTCTCGCACGCGTCGGCGCTCCTGTGGAACTACCTCCGCTACGGCGACCGCGGCGTGGACGCCGTCGCGGAGCGGGTCCACGACGCGGCCCACGACCTGCCGAACGGGAAGTTCGACAAGCGAAGCGCTCGCTACCTGCCGCAGTCGCCGTTCCCGCCGCTGCTGTGGCGCCCCCAGTGTGGACGGTGTCAGTTCTGGGAGGAGGGCGGGCCCGGGGAGTCCGGACGGTGCCACGTCGTCGGCCGACCCGACGACGGGTTCGGCGGCGAGGCCATCCACCCCCGGGGATGGTGCGCGCTGTTCACGCCGCCGAGCGACGAACCGGCGTTCGCCTGGGTCCGCGAGCGCCTCATCCCGGACGGCGCCTCCAGCGTCCGCGGCGAGTACCACCCGTCGGTCCGGAACGAGTCGGCGGGCGGGGAGCCGTCGCCCCGGCGCGAACGCACCATCCCCGTCACGGGTCCCGACGATGACGGGTGA
- a CDS encoding DUF5789 family protein, which produces MSDDTDTEATDGREMGVDFGDLRGDLEDEEYPLSHGTLLDRYGDRELEISSGTRTLREVLSDLGERDYESADAVRQAVLNMVGEEAVGREGYSDRGGDGEGQESDQESF; this is translated from the coding sequence ATGAGCGACGACACCGACACCGAAGCGACGGACGGGCGCGAGATGGGCGTCGACTTCGGCGACCTGCGCGGGGACCTGGAGGACGAGGAGTACCCGCTCTCCCACGGGACGCTTCTCGACCGCTACGGCGACCGGGAACTGGAGATCTCGAGCGGCACGAGGACGCTGCGGGAGGTGCTCTCCGACCTCGGCGAGCGGGACTACGAGTCGGCCGACGCCGTCAGGCAGGCGGTGCTGAACATGGTCGGCGAGGAGGCGGTCGGGCGCGAGGGCTACTCCGACCGCGGCGGTGACGGCGAGGGGCAGGAGTCGGACCAGGAGTCGTTTTAG
- a CDS encoding AI-2E family transporter, which translates to MNDEGGGRAVAGHRVGWWAFVLALGAVAAYIAHSLIGLLVLGVFGYYATRPICRRLAGVVDSDALAAGATVLLVLVPILFVGFYAGFQIVQQAGQFLGGTPASLPLPGGIDLDAIPADSRRAAESAIRNPGQFLSNPRETTRSVVELGLAALSALVGALLLASLAVTLSYFLLANDDALAEGLRRLFGGRDTAAYAYATAVDEDLESVFFGNLLFVLAMTLVAAATYWGTNLVAPEGLRVPMPFVLAFLTGVASLVPLVVGKVVYVPVVAYLGVRAYLLDGSQAVFVGGLLVVYFLLLDVLPQTFLQPVITGRTIDKMLLLFAYLLGPVLFGWYGFFLLPILFVLMLETVRIVLPELVHGEPLTPTASMGESAGADPEPPERSEPPDGADGAAEDGAEPDSE; encoded by the coding sequence ATGAACGACGAGGGAGGCGGACGGGCGGTCGCGGGCCACCGCGTCGGCTGGTGGGCGTTCGTCCTCGCGCTCGGGGCCGTCGCGGCGTACATCGCCCACTCGCTGATCGGCCTGCTGGTGCTGGGCGTCTTCGGTTACTACGCCACCCGGCCGATCTGTCGACGCCTCGCAGGGGTCGTCGACTCGGACGCGCTCGCGGCCGGCGCGACCGTGCTGCTCGTCCTGGTTCCGATCCTGTTCGTCGGCTTCTACGCAGGGTTCCAGATCGTCCAGCAGGCCGGGCAGTTCCTCGGCGGAACCCCGGCCTCGCTCCCGCTCCCCGGGGGGATCGACCTCGACGCGATCCCCGCAGACAGCCGACGGGCCGCCGAGTCCGCGATCCGGAACCCCGGGCAGTTCCTCTCGAACCCGCGGGAGACGACGCGGTCGGTGGTCGAACTCGGCCTCGCCGCGCTCTCGGCGCTCGTCGGGGCACTCCTGCTCGCCTCGCTCGCGGTCACGCTCTCGTACTTCCTGCTGGCGAACGACGACGCGCTCGCGGAGGGGCTCCGCCGGCTGTTCGGCGGACGGGACACCGCGGCCTACGCCTACGCGACGGCGGTCGACGAGGACCTGGAGTCGGTCTTCTTCGGCAACCTCCTGTTCGTCCTCGCCATGACCCTCGTAGCGGCGGCGACCTACTGGGGGACGAACCTCGTCGCGCCGGAGGGGCTCCGGGTTCCGATGCCGTTCGTCCTGGCGTTCCTCACCGGCGTCGCCAGCCTCGTCCCCCTCGTCGTCGGCAAGGTCGTCTACGTCCCGGTCGTCGCCTACCTGGGGGTCCGGGCGTACCTGCTCGACGGGAGTCAGGCCGTCTTCGTCGGCGGCCTGCTCGTCGTCTACTTCCTCCTGCTGGACGTCCTCCCGCAGACGTTCCTGCAGCCGGTCATCACGGGTCGGACGATCGACAAGATGCTGCTGCTGTTCGCGTACCTGCTCGGGCCGGTGCTGTTCGGCTGGTACGGCTTCTTCCTCCTCCCGATCCTGTTCGTCCTGATGCTCGAGACGGTTCGCATCGTCCTGCCCGAACTCGTCCACGGCGAACCGCTCACGCCGACGGCGTCGATGGGCGAGTCCGCCGGGGCCGACCCCGAACCGCCGGAGCGGTCGGAGCCTCCGGACGGCGCCGACGGGGCGGCCGAGGACGGGGCCGAGCCCGATTCCGAGTAG
- a CDS encoding PQQ-dependent sugar dehydrogenase, with protein sequence MPSDSQPSDRSEERADEYTDEDDGGRWTTSRRRVLGAAAATGVGAGIASSGDLAPFGGASASAQQGTGFFEPGAEVGYEVVAEGMTAPTDFAVADEDEERYFVADQTGELWVVTPDEGRQEEPFIDVSDRMITLGEFFGQYADRSGDYDERGLLGVEFHPDFQENGRFYLHYSAPPSDELQEMNWDHIEVVSEFQADDDLGSGDPESETQIITFPSPQYNHDAGPIAFGPDGYLYIPMGDGGGANDDMLGHVDDWYDANGGGNGQDVESNLLGDVVRIDVDGGDGDGGANYGIPEDNPFAGADNPGLDEIYAYGFRNPFGISFDGEGNLFVADAGQDLWEEANVVEAGGNYGWNVKEGTHCFSTENPSQVDPNAQCPDTAPDEPPYDGAPLRDPIVEYPHVYQGEFEGIVIVGGHRYENDTIPDLEGKYVFGEWTRDPRRSEPQGRVLAATPPEDFGEGGAATTPGGGDATPGTPTGGAGMDGTPEDGMGATPGDGTETPPGKTTPGGDVTRTPGSADEGEVPRERLWEMEELVLPEDFEYFVRMFGRDNDGELYVLVNEEGVPQGDTGRVVRLVPPGEGGTPSGDGTPAGTPEEDGTETETETETETETPEE encoded by the coding sequence ATGCCAAGTGACAGCCAACCCAGCGACCGGTCCGAGGAACGGGCGGACGAGTACACGGACGAGGACGACGGCGGGAGGTGGACGACGTCGCGGCGACGCGTGCTCGGCGCGGCGGCGGCGACCGGGGTCGGCGCCGGCATCGCGTCGTCGGGCGACCTGGCGCCGTTCGGGGGGGCGAGCGCGTCGGCACAGCAGGGGACGGGCTTCTTCGAACCGGGCGCCGAAGTCGGCTACGAGGTCGTCGCCGAGGGGATGACGGCGCCGACCGACTTCGCGGTGGCCGACGAGGACGAGGAGCGGTACTTCGTGGCGGACCAGACGGGGGAACTGTGGGTCGTCACCCCCGACGAGGGACGCCAGGAGGAGCCGTTCATCGACGTGAGCGACCGGATGATCACCCTGGGGGAGTTCTTCGGGCAGTACGCCGACCGGAGCGGCGACTACGACGAGCGTGGCCTGCTCGGCGTTGAGTTCCACCCAGACTTCCAGGAGAACGGCCGCTTCTACCTCCACTACAGCGCGCCGCCGAGCGACGAACTGCAGGAGATGAACTGGGACCACATCGAGGTCGTCTCGGAGTTCCAGGCGGACGACGACCTCGGGAGCGGGGACCCGGAGAGCGAGACCCAGATCATCACCTTCCCGTCTCCGCAGTACAACCACGACGCCGGTCCGATCGCGTTCGGGCCGGACGGCTACCTCTACATCCCGATGGGCGACGGCGGCGGCGCCAACGACGACATGCTCGGCCACGTCGACGACTGGTACGACGCCAACGGGGGCGGCAACGGCCAGGACGTCGAGTCGAACCTGCTCGGCGACGTCGTCCGCATCGACGTCGACGGCGGCGACGGGGACGGCGGGGCGAACTACGGCATCCCGGAGGACAACCCGTTCGCCGGGGCGGACAACCCCGGGCTGGACGAGATCTACGCGTACGGGTTCCGCAACCCCTTCGGCATCTCCTTCGACGGCGAGGGGAACCTGTTCGTCGCCGACGCCGGCCAGGACCTCTGGGAGGAGGCGAACGTCGTCGAGGCGGGCGGCAACTACGGCTGGAACGTGAAGGAGGGCACCCACTGTTTCAGCACGGAGAACCCGAGCCAGGTCGACCCCAACGCCCAGTGCCCCGACACGGCGCCCGACGAGCCGCCGTACGACGGCGCCCCGTTGCGGGACCCGATCGTCGAGTACCCGCACGTCTACCAGGGCGAGTTCGAGGGCATCGTCATCGTCGGCGGCCACCGGTACGAGAACGACACGATCCCGGACCTCGAGGGGAAGTACGTGTTCGGCGAGTGGACGAGGGACCCCCGGCGGAGCGAGCCCCAGGGTCGCGTCCTCGCCGCGACGCCCCCCGAGGACTTCGGCGAGGGTGGCGCCGCGACGACGCCCGGGGGCGGTGACGCGACGCCCGGCACGCCGACCGGCGGCGCCGGGATGGACGGCACCCCGGAGGACGGCATGGGCGCCACGCCCGGCGACGGGACGGAGACGCCGCCGGGCAAGACCACCCCCGGCGGCGACGTGACCAGAACCCCCGGGAGCGCCGACGAGGGCGAAGTGCCGCGCGAGCGACTGTGGGAGATGGAGGAGCTCGTGCTCCCGGAGGACTTCGAGTACTTCGTCCGCATGTTCGGCCGCGACAACGACGGGGAGCTGTACGTCCTCGTCAACGAGGAGGGCGTCCCGCAGGGCGACACCGGCCGCGTCGTCAGGCTCGTCCCGCCCGGGGAGGGCGGGACGCCGAGCGGCGACGGGACCCCGGCCGGGACCCCCGAGGAGGACGGGACGGAGACGGAAACCGAGACCGAGACGGAAACCGAGACGCCCGAGGAGTGA
- a CDS encoding cupredoxin domain-containing protein, which translates to MNRRTLLRRTSVAGIGIAALAGCSSPDGGDGTEPAVDTETEEEEDGEETETEMGEETEAGAGEGTETEMGEETEAGAGEGTETEMGEETGTAEGTDAAGGAGGGGNAYEFNGVTEAWMGVSPSEIEGEENPTLQLTAGEEYEVTWTNGDGVAHDFTIQDSDGNNLEQTDLISEEGQSATLTFTASEEMTTYICTVHPNTMVGDLEVSA; encoded by the coding sequence ATGAACCGACGAACCCTGTTACGACGGACCAGCGTGGCCGGAATCGGCATCGCGGCGCTCGCCGGCTGCTCCTCACCGGACGGCGGCGACGGGACGGAGCCCGCAGTGGATACTGAGACGGAAGAGGAGGAGGACGGCGAGGAGACGGAGACGGAGATGGGCGAGGAGACGGAAGCCGGAGCGGGTGAGGGGACCGAGACGGAGATGGGCGAGGAGACGGAAGCCGGAGCGGGTGAGGGGACCGAGACGGAGATGGGCGAGGAGACCGGAACGGCGGAAGGAACGGACGCGGCAGGCGGCGCCGGCGGGGGCGGCAACGCGTACGAGTTCAACGGCGTGACCGAGGCGTGGATGGGCGTCTCCCCGTCCGAGATCGAGGGCGAGGAGAACCCGACGCTCCAGCTCACGGCGGGCGAGGAGTACGAGGTGACCTGGACGAACGGGGACGGGGTGGCCCACGACTTCACCATCCAGGACTCGGACGGGAACAACCTGGAACAGACCGACCTGATCTCCGAGGAGGGCCAGTCGGCGACGCTCACGTTCACCGCCTCCGAGGAGATGACCACGTACATCTGTACGGTCCACCCGAACACGATGGTCGGCGACCTCGAAGTGAGTGCGTAG